From the Halalkalicoccus sp. CGA53 genome, one window contains:
- a CDS encoding DUF3194 domain-containing protein, producing the protein MEPSDEEVVRAAAGAAEGRVFEAYSTSEVRDLDVTVTFEDGILEVDVYLNVDDEDAERVAEEAVAAAEAAVDELFETE; encoded by the coding sequence ATGGAACCCTCCGACGAGGAGGTCGTTCGGGCGGCCGCGGGGGCCGCAGAAGGCCGCGTCTTCGAGGCGTACTCGACCTCGGAGGTGCGTGACCTCGACGTGACCGTCACCTTCGAGGACGGCATCCTGGAGGTCGATGTCTACCTCAACGTCGACGACGAGGACGCAGAGCGTGTGGCGGAGGAGGCGGTCGCCGCGGCGGAGGCGGCCGTCGACGAGCTGTTCGAGACGGAGTGA
- a CDS encoding DNA-directed RNA polymerase subunit P codes for MSYKCSRCKRDVELDEYGGVRCPYCGHRVLLKERSRDIKEVGVE; via the coding sequence ATGAGCTACAAGTGCTCGCGGTGTAAGCGCGACGTCGAACTCGACGAGTACGGGGGCGTGCGCTGTCCGTACTGCGGCCACCGCGTGCTGCTGAAAGAGCGCAGCCGCGACATCAAAGAAGTCGGCGTCGAGTGA
- a CDS encoding DUF7097 family protein, with amino-acid sequence MEKTERGTPVGVDDPYAHAGVCDRLTGDGRCRFAVERPEADPAFARDRRESGYRCLVAEEATDPEDVDWSVCPHYRHRSVAEACRRCGLEERRLAGERARPLLEEHHLSYAEGSENGEERKEKVSHEITVVLCRWCHAKVHTGWARIDDDVAPDPAALAAAEARRSRELTEGFETAAERYERER; translated from the coding sequence ATGGAGAAGACCGAACGCGGGACGCCGGTCGGGGTCGACGACCCCTACGCGCACGCCGGGGTCTGTGATCGCCTGACCGGTGACGGTCGGTGTCGGTTCGCCGTCGAACGCCCTGAGGCCGACCCGGCGTTCGCCCGCGACCGCCGCGAATCGGGCTACCGCTGTCTCGTCGCCGAGGAGGCGACCGATCCCGAGGACGTAGACTGGTCCGTCTGCCCGCATTACCGACACCGGTCGGTCGCCGAGGCCTGTCGTCGCTGCGGGCTCGAAGAACGGCGTCTCGCCGGCGAGCGAGCCAGGCCGCTGCTGGAGGAGCACCACCTCTCGTACGCCGAAGGGAGTGAGAACGGGGAGGAACGAAAAGAGAAGGTGAGCCACGAGATCACGGTCGTCCTCTGTCGGTGGTGTCACGCGAAGGTCCACACCGGCTGGGCGCGGATCGACGACGACGTCGCGCCCGACCCGGCGGCGCTCGCCGCGGCCGAGGCGCGGCGGAGTCGCGAGCTGACCGAGGGCTTCGAGACGGCCGCGGAGCGGTACGAACGCGAGCGCTGA
- a CDS encoding GMP synthase subunit A, with protein MTRIDVVDLHGQFTHLEHRTLRDLGIETDLVDAETPPEEIDADGLVLSGGPDIERIGRAREYLDLETPILGICLGMQVIADALGGTVASGEYGGYADVTVEIVEEDDPLVGSLAPETRVWASHADEVKTLPEGFTLTARSDVCGVEAMSDVENERYGVQWHPEVIHTERGEEVFENFLARCE; from the coding sequence ATGACCCGGATCGACGTGGTGGACCTCCACGGCCAGTTCACCCACCTGGAACACCGGACGCTGCGCGACCTCGGCATCGAGACCGACCTCGTGGACGCGGAGACGCCTCCGGAGGAGATCGACGCCGACGGCCTCGTGCTCTCGGGTGGCCCGGACATCGAGCGGATCGGTCGCGCCCGCGAGTACCTCGACCTCGAGACCCCGATCCTCGGGATCTGTCTCGGGATGCAGGTGATCGCCGACGCGCTCGGCGGGACGGTCGCCTCCGGCGAGTACGGCGGCTACGCCGACGTCACCGTCGAGATCGTAGAGGAGGACGACCCGCTGGTCGGCTCGCTCGCGCCGGAAACCCGCGTCTGGGCGAGTCACGCCGACGAGGTGAAGACGCTACCCGAAGGCTTTACGCTCACCGCGAGAAGCGACGTCTGCGGCGTCGAGGCGATGAGCGACGTCGAGAACGAACGCTACGGCGTCCAGTGGCACCCCGAGGTGATCCACACCGAACGCGGCGAGGAGGTCTTCGAGAACTTCCTCGCGCGCTGTGAGTAG
- a CDS encoding DUF2103 domain-containing protein translates to MQCSRCSSELSRPGEYCLVCHTANADGVVLDITRERVELTAIREQEALGTTTVTTHPEEGEREVVELRNFAGLVADELQRRRPEAVYAAGDRQVLDEIRSQVHFPFFRVDADDPVGSALASRGEPELEVVDLPLERKIGGSHSTLIGGRSGLRVIETVAEHPHVKKVIPGPIDAGGSGSRSGLRAKVTRAGADGNLRLLVRDGSSVQENRVVTTAPDRETGERIREDVNEVLDEEGLRE, encoded by the coding sequence GTGCAGTGTTCGCGGTGCAGTTCGGAGCTCTCTCGACCGGGCGAGTACTGTCTTGTCTGTCACACCGCGAACGCGGACGGCGTCGTCCTCGACATCACGAGAGAGCGCGTCGAACTCACCGCGATCCGCGAGCAGGAGGCCCTGGGAACGACGACGGTGACGACCCACCCCGAGGAGGGCGAGCGCGAGGTGGTTGAGCTCCGGAACTTCGCGGGCCTGGTCGCGGACGAACTCCAGCGACGCCGCCCGGAGGCGGTCTACGCCGCCGGTGACCGGCAGGTGCTCGACGAGATCAGGTCGCAGGTCCACTTTCCCTTTTTCCGGGTCGACGCGGATGACCCGGTGGGGTCGGCGCTCGCGAGCCGGGGCGAGCCGGAGCTGGAGGTGGTGGATCTCCCCCTCGAACGGAAGATCGGGGGGAGCCACTCTACCCTTATCGGCGGTCGCTCCGGGCTGCGGGTCATCGAGACGGTCGCGGAGCATCCCCACGTGAAGAAGGTGATCCCGGGGCCGATCGACGCCGGTGGGAGCGGCTCCCGGTCCGGGTTGCGCGCGAAGGTGACGCGGGCGGGTGCCGACGGCAACCTCCGCTTGCTCGTCAGAGACGGCTCCAGCGTCCAGGAGAACCGGGTGGTGACGACCGCGCCCGATCGGGAGACGGGAGAACGGATCCGCGAGGACGTGAACGAGGTGCTAGACGAGGAGGGGTTGCGGGAGTAG
- a CDS encoding KEOPS complex subunit Pcc1 gives MTAHDAIFEFTYPTERRAQAVERAVTPEVDEIEGERSRATVSREGETVLVTIGAADLVALRAGINTWCSLVSVAERVAESAERAET, from the coding sequence GTGACGGCCCACGACGCGATCTTCGAGTTTACCTACCCCACGGAGCGACGAGCACAGGCCGTCGAGCGGGCGGTCACACCGGAGGTCGACGAGATCGAGGGGGAGCGCTCCCGGGCGACGGTCTCGCGGGAGGGCGAGACCGTCCTCGTCACGATCGGAGCGGCCGACCTCGTCGCCCTGCGCGCGGGCATCAACACGTGGTGTTCGCTCGTCTCGGTCGCCGAGCGGGTCGCTGAGAGCGCGGAACGGGCCGAGACGTAA
- a CDS encoding prefoldin subunit beta: protein MQGNLPPEAQEKLEQLQGLQETAQQVAVQKNQAETQLREARTAVQALEGADEDTTMYREAGELLIETDYESANADLEERIDSLEVRVETLEKQEERVEGQFEKLQEELQNLLSGAGGPGGAGGIGGPGAGGA from the coding sequence ATGCAAGGAAACCTGCCACCGGAAGCACAGGAGAAACTCGAACAGCTCCAGGGACTCCAGGAGACCGCCCAGCAGGTCGCGGTCCAGAAGAACCAGGCCGAGACTCAGCTCAGGGAGGCGAGGACGGCGGTCCAGGCACTGGAGGGTGCCGACGAGGACACCACGATGTACCGAGAGGCGGGCGAACTCCTGATCGAGACGGACTACGAGAGCGCGAACGCGGATCTGGAAGAACGGATCGACAGCCTCGAGGTCCGCGTCGAGACGCTCGAGAAGCAGGAAGAGCGCGTCGAGGGACAGTTCGAGAAGCTCCAGGAGGAGCTCCAGAACCTCCTGAGCGGCGCGGGCGGTCCGGGCGGCGCGGGCGGCATCGGCGGCCCGGGCGCCGGCGGCGCGTAA
- a CDS encoding DUF192 domain-containing protein, translated as MKLLHERAGRPRTLATRVELADTFSSRAKGLMFRRRFEEGAALVFRFPESRVRAIHMVCVPFALDVCWLERGEVVRIERLRPWIGFARERARTVVELPAGATEGVEPGDSLRLVPDSQDPPERTG; from the coding sequence GTGAAGCTCCTCCACGAGCGGGCCGGTAGGCCGAGGACGCTAGCGACCCGGGTCGAGCTCGCCGACACGTTCTCCTCGCGTGCCAAGGGGCTCATGTTCCGCCGCCGGTTCGAGGAGGGGGCGGCGCTCGTCTTCCGGTTTCCGGAGTCGAGGGTGCGGGCTATCCATATGGTGTGTGTCCCGTTCGCCCTCGACGTCTGCTGGCTCGAAAGAGGTGAAGTGGTTCGGATCGAGCGGCTCCGCCCCTGGATCGGCTTCGCCCGCGAGCGGGCGCGGACGGTCGTCGAGCTCCCGGCCGGGGCTACGGAGGGGGTCGAACCCGGCGACTCGCTTCGGCTGGTGCCCGACTCGCAAGATCCACCGGAACGAACGGGTTAA
- a CDS encoding 50S ribosomal protein L37ae — protein sequence MAERKSGRVGSAGRFGARYGRVARKRVADIEHDTNNATVDGDSVKRIGTGIWRNEETGETFAGGAYRPQTPAGRTVTRSIRAALEESDDE from the coding sequence ATGGCAGAGAGGAAGTCCGGACGGGTCGGCAGCGCGGGTCGCTTCGGCGCGCGCTACGGCCGCGTCGCCCGAAAGCGCGTCGCCGACATCGAACACGACACGAACAACGCGACGGTCGACGGTGACTCGGTGAAGCGGATCGGCACCGGCATCTGGCGCAACGAGGAGACCGGCGAGACGTTCGCCGGCGGCGCCTATCGACCACAGACGCCCGCGGGACGGACCGTCACCCGGTCGATCCGCGCGGCGCTCGAAGAGTCCGACGACGAATGA
- a CDS encoding AAA family ATPase — protein sequence MDIRQAGEVSSRVLDAVGEAVIAEREFLETVLLGTLSRGHVLLEDVPGTGKTLTARSVARALGLSFSRVQFTPDLLPTDVTGTHVFNEKERSFEFREGPIFANVVLADEINRAPPKTQAALLEAMEERQVTVGGESRALPDPFLVIATQNPVDQEGTFALPEAQVDRFVVKTSLGYPEREGEVELLRRRAAREARSPEVVSVLSAEEVRSLQRVPETVRVDEDLLEYVVDVARGTRTDRRVQVGVSPRGTQRLFEVARARAVLSGRDFVTPDDVKRIAEPVLAHRLVLTPDATVSDVEKRTVVSEVLETVHVPTVEATVD from the coding sequence ATGGACATCAGGCAGGCGGGCGAGGTCTCCTCTCGGGTGCTCGACGCCGTCGGCGAGGCGGTGATCGCCGAGCGCGAGTTCCTGGAGACCGTCCTGCTCGGAACGCTCTCACGCGGTCACGTGCTCCTCGAGGACGTTCCAGGTACCGGGAAGACGCTCACCGCCCGGAGCGTGGCACGCGCGCTGGGGCTCTCGTTCTCGCGGGTGCAGTTCACCCCTGACCTGCTCCCGACGGACGTCACCGGCACGCACGTCTTCAACGAGAAGGAGCGTAGCTTCGAGTTCAGGGAGGGGCCGATCTTCGCGAACGTCGTCCTCGCCGACGAGATCAACCGCGCGCCGCCGAAGACCCAGGCAGCGTTGCTCGAGGCGATGGAGGAGCGCCAGGTCACCGTCGGCGGGGAGAGCCGCGCGCTCCCCGACCCGTTCCTCGTCATCGCGACGCAGAACCCGGTCGACCAGGAGGGGACGTTCGCGTTGCCCGAGGCGCAGGTCGACCGGTTCGTCGTGAAGACCTCGCTCGGCTATCCGGAGCGGGAGGGCGAGGTCGAACTCCTGCGGAGACGAGCGGCCCGCGAGGCACGGAGCCCGGAGGTGGTGTCGGTGCTCTCGGCCGAGGAGGTCCGCTCGCTCCAGCGGGTTCCCGAGACGGTCCGGGTGGACGAGGACCTGCTCGAGTACGTCGTCGACGTCGCCCGCGGGACGCGGACCGATCGCCGGGTTCAGGTCGGCGTCTCACCACGCGGCACCCAACGGCTGTTCGAGGTGGCGAGGGCGCGAGCGGTGCTCTCCGGTCGGGACTTCGTCACCCCGGACGACGTGAAACGGATCGCGGAACCCGTCCTCGCCCACCGGCTGGTACTCACCCCCGACGCGACCGTGAGCGACGTCGAGAAGCGGACGGTGGTTTCCGAGGTGCTCGAGACCGTCCACGTCCCCACCGTCGAGGCGACCGTCGACTGA
- a CDS encoding HalOD1 output domain-containing protein, whose translation MKTVRRCSDPDEVAVAIVELVAERTDRDPLAVEPRLGTVVDVEALATVVASPLATGRVTFEYAGCTVAVEGDGTVRVREPVEATDD comes from the coding sequence ATGAAGACCGTCCGTCGCTGTTCTGACCCCGACGAGGTCGCGGTCGCGATCGTCGAACTCGTCGCGGAGCGGACGGACCGCGATCCGCTCGCCGTCGAGCCACGGCTCGGCACCGTCGTGGACGTGGAGGCGCTCGCGACGGTCGTCGCCTCGCCGCTCGCCACCGGTCGGGTCACGTTCGAGTACGCCGGCTGTACGGTCGCCGTCGAGGGCGACGGGACGGTCCGGGTGAGAGAACCCGTGGAGGCGACCGACGACTAG
- a CDS encoding DUF7836 family putative zinc-binding protein, translating to MNESFVQLLCPECSKNWTTNPTKLGPLDSPFDCPDCDERRATREFLRTHRDLEMVKQFDGS from the coding sequence ATGAACGAGTCGTTCGTACAGTTGCTCTGTCCCGAGTGCTCGAAGAACTGGACGACCAACCCGACGAAGCTCGGGCCGCTCGACTCGCCGTTCGACTGTCCGGACTGCGACGAACGGCGGGCGACCCGGGAGTTCCTCCGCACGCACCGGGATCTGGAGATGGTCAAGCAGTTCGACGGAAGCTGA
- a CDS encoding 2-isopropylmalate synthase — protein MIDLFGASPEHTLSPDTSVQLLDTTLRDGEQAPGISLSPDQKEEIALALDRAGLSFVEAGSACTGDGERRTIRRVTDLDLDATVTSFARGVRGDVDLALDCGVDGVHVVVPASDRHVERKVGSTHEAVVERTASLVEYAREHGLWVEVIGEDGSRAEPWFLDSLARAAFDAGADRFCYADTVGHASPHEAYESVTRLAEFGPVSAHTHDDLGLGMANALSAAAAGADLVHGTVNGVGERAGNVAIEEVAIALSHCYGIETLRLDALYDLAQTVARTTGIPLAPNKAVVGENAFAHESGIHTDGTLKDERMYEPYPPELVGRERRLVLGKHAGRAGVRAALTEHDVSVEPEVLDRIVERVKRIGERGKRVTDADLLAIAEEETGAERDRRVELLDLTATCGGATPTASVRLSVDDTERVASGTGSGPVDAAVEAVRNALGSAADAQLESYHVDAITGGSDAVVTVEVTMSRDDRSVTVAASDADITRASVDAMVDALDRLLTAPGARAVVLGD, from the coding sequence GTGATCGATTTATTCGGGGCCTCCCCCGAACACACTCTCTCCCCTGACACGTCCGTACAGCTCCTCGACACCACGCTGCGCGACGGCGAACAGGCCCCCGGTATCTCGCTTTCACCCGACCAGAAAGAGGAGATAGCCCTGGCGCTGGATCGCGCCGGCCTCTCGTTCGTCGAGGCGGGTAGCGCCTGCACCGGCGACGGCGAGCGTCGTACCATCCGCAGGGTGACCGACCTCGACCTCGACGCGACGGTGACCAGTTTCGCCCGCGGCGTCCGCGGCGACGTCGACCTCGCGCTCGACTGCGGGGTCGACGGCGTCCACGTCGTCGTCCCCGCGAGCGACAGGCACGTCGAGCGAAAGGTCGGTTCGACCCACGAGGCGGTCGTCGAGCGAACCGCGTCGCTCGTCGAGTACGCCCGCGAACACGGCCTCTGGGTCGAGGTGATCGGCGAGGACGGCTCCCGCGCCGAGCCCTGGTTCCTCGACTCGCTCGCCCGTGCGGCGTTCGACGCCGGAGCCGATCGCTTCTGTTACGCCGACACGGTGGGCCACGCGAGCCCCCACGAGGCCTACGAGAGCGTCACTCGGCTCGCCGAGTTCGGCCCGGTGAGCGCCCACACCCACGACGACCTCGGACTGGGCATGGCGAACGCGCTTTCCGCAGCCGCTGCCGGCGCCGACCTCGTCCACGGGACGGTCAACGGCGTCGGCGAGCGCGCCGGAAACGTCGCCATCGAGGAGGTCGCCATCGCGCTCTCACACTGTTACGGCATCGAGACGCTCCGACTCGACGCACTCTACGACCTCGCACAGACCGTCGCCCGTACCACGGGCATCCCGCTCGCGCCGAACAAGGCCGTGGTGGGCGAGAACGCCTTCGCTCACGAGAGCGGGATCCACACCGACGGAACGCTCAAGGACGAGCGGATGTACGAGCCCTATCCCCCCGAACTCGTGGGCCGAGAGCGCCGGCTCGTCCTCGGGAAACACGCCGGCCGCGCCGGGGTGCGTGCGGCACTCACCGAACACGACGTCTCCGTCGAGCCCGAGGTCCTCGATCGGATCGTCGAGCGGGTGAAACGCATCGGCGAGCGCGGTAAACGCGTGACCGACGCCGACCTGCTCGCCATCGCGGAGGAAGAAACGGGTGCGGAGCGCGACCGCCGCGTCGAACTGCTCGACCTAACGGCGACCTGCGGCGGGGCGACGCCGACGGCCTCGGTTCGGCTCTCCGTGGACGACACCGAGCGGGTCGCGAGCGGCACCGGCTCCGGACCCGTCGACGCCGCCGTCGAGGCCGTGAGAAACGCGCTCGGGTCGGCCGCCGACGCCCAGCTCGAGTCGTACCACGTCGACGCGATCACGGGCGGATCCGACGCGGTCGTCACGGTCGAGGTGACGATGTCCCGGGACGACCGGTCGGTGACCGTCGCCGCGAGCGACGCGGACATCACCCGTGCGAGCGTCGACGCGATGGTCGACGCGCTCGACCGACTGCTCACCGCTCCGGGCGCCCGGGCGGTCGTCCTCGGGGACTAG
- a CDS encoding proline racemase family protein, which translates to MDWEPPGEWERIETIESHTGGEPFRIVPDGYPTIPGETMAEKRAYAHEHHDHLRTALVWEPRGHADMYAGVLTDPVADGSDLGVLFLHNEGYSTMCGHGIVALGTALPELGLVDLDPAEPELRIDTPAGTVLARSEFEGGRVRRVAFENVPSYVVARDRTIDVEGIGPVRYDLAFGGAFYAYCDAEEAGVSLDPSGIDGAIDHGRAIKRAVVAETSLEHPDEQLAFLYGVIFTGPAEDEAADLRNVCVFADGEVDRSPTGTGVSGHLALRAEEIGERELVVESVVGSTFTGRIARKTTVDGRETVVPVVEGSAHTLGRAEFWIDPEDPLGEGFFLR; encoded by the coding sequence ATGGATTGGGAGCCACCCGGGGAGTGGGAGCGGATCGAGACGATCGAGTCACACACTGGCGGCGAGCCGTTCCGGATCGTCCCCGACGGGTATCCGACGATTCCCGGCGAGACGATGGCCGAGAAACGCGCGTACGCCCACGAGCACCACGATCACCTCCGGACCGCACTGGTCTGGGAGCCTCGCGGCCACGCCGACATGTACGCCGGGGTGCTGACCGATCCGGTCGCGGATGGGTCGGACCTCGGCGTGCTCTTTCTCCACAACGAGGGCTACAGCACCATGTGCGGCCACGGGATCGTCGCGCTCGGGACGGCCCTCCCCGAACTGGGACTGGTCGACCTCGATCCCGCCGAGCCCGAACTCCGGATCGACACACCCGCCGGGACGGTCCTCGCCAGGTCCGAGTTCGAGGGCGGTCGGGTGAGACGGGTCGCCTTCGAGAACGTCCCGTCGTACGTCGTCGCTCGTGACCGGACGATCGACGTCGAGGGGATCGGACCCGTGCGCTACGACCTCGCCTTCGGTGGGGCGTTCTACGCCTACTGCGACGCCGAGGAGGCGGGAGTGTCGCTCGACCCGTCGGGTATCGACGGGGCGATCGACCACGGGAGGGCGATCAAGCGCGCGGTCGTGGCGGAGACAAGTCTCGAACACCCCGACGAGCAGCTCGCGTTCCTCTACGGGGTGATCTTCACCGGACCTGCCGAGGACGAGGCGGCCGACCTCCGGAACGTCTGCGTCTTCGCGGACGGCGAGGTCGACCGCTCGCCCACCGGAACGGGCGTGAGCGGGCACCTCGCGCTCCGTGCGGAGGAGATTGGCGAGAGAGAACTCGTCGTGGAGAGCGTCGTCGGCTCCACCTTCACGGGTCGGATCGCCCGGAAGACGACGGTCGACGGGAGGGAGACGGTCGTCCCCGTCGTGGAAGGCAGCGCGCACACGCTGGGGAGAGCCGAGTTCTGGATCGATCCGGAGGACCCGCTCGGCGAGGGCTTTTTCCTCCGCTGA
- a CDS encoding MATE family efflux transporter, translating to MTEQVLRTLMRTTDIIVVGFFSPAAVAAVGIADIYGRLPLWLGLGVGDGAIALSSQDTGSGAEANRNEAVTWALLLGILAGIPFAVFGLTANFWAIGVLGAESEVVRLGGQYLAIIMLSAPAFHVTLIASRAIQGTGDTKTPMYVNALANVLNILLTVALAFGVGPFPELSVVGVALATAFGDVVASLTFLAVIQSDRSPLRLVRPEKAVIARQLVVISAPRVAEGLTEIVAQFPFNAILLAFGTEVNAAYQIGLRLYQQVTGPLARGYGVAANVIVGQALGRDEPEEAYFDGLAAAALATLTVGGLGIVLFVGAEYFVLLFTRDPVTLEFAVDFARAFAVAAGLVALYVVVAGSLRGGSETRPPFVAKLSGTFVFLLGTTYVFGVALGYGVVAAYAGIVADYAWRNLVVGAVYARKNWIDRGMGMMVDRGSAPGDGD from the coding sequence ATGACCGAACAGGTCCTGCGGACGCTGATGCGGACGACGGACATCATCGTCGTGGGGTTCTTCTCGCCCGCCGCGGTCGCCGCGGTCGGCATCGCCGACATCTACGGTCGGCTCCCGCTCTGGCTCGGCCTCGGCGTCGGCGACGGGGCGATCGCGCTCTCCAGTCAGGACACCGGGAGCGGTGCGGAGGCCAACCGGAACGAAGCGGTGACCTGGGCGCTGCTGCTGGGGATCCTCGCCGGCATCCCGTTCGCGGTCTTCGGGCTCACCGCGAACTTCTGGGCGATCGGGGTGCTCGGCGCCGAGAGCGAGGTCGTCCGTCTCGGCGGACAGTACCTCGCGATCATCATGCTCTCGGCGCCGGCCTTTCACGTCACGCTGATCGCGTCGCGAGCGATCCAGGGGACGGGCGACACGAAGACCCCGATGTACGTGAACGCGCTCGCGAACGTGCTCAACATCCTCCTGACAGTCGCACTCGCCTTCGGGGTCGGACCGTTTCCCGAGCTGTCGGTCGTGGGCGTCGCGCTCGCGACCGCCTTCGGCGACGTCGTCGCCTCGCTGACGTTCCTCGCGGTGATCCAGAGCGATCGGAGCCCGCTCCGGCTCGTCCGCCCGGAGAAGGCGGTGATCGCGAGACAGCTCGTCGTGATCAGCGCGCCCAGGGTCGCCGAGGGGCTCACCGAGATCGTCGCGCAGTTCCCGTTCAACGCGATCCTGCTGGCGTTCGGCACCGAGGTGAACGCCGCCTACCAGATCGGCCTGCGGCTCTACCAGCAGGTGACGGGGCCGCTCGCCCGCGGCTACGGCGTCGCCGCGAACGTGATCGTCGGTCAGGCACTGGGCCGTGACGAACCCGAGGAGGCCTACTTCGACGGGCTGGCGGCGGCCGCGCTCGCGACGCTCACCGTCGGCGGACTCGGGATCGTGCTGTTCGTCGGCGCGGAGTACTTCGTCCTGCTGTTCACCCGCGATCCGGTCACCCTCGAGTTCGCCGTCGACTTCGCCCGCGCGTTCGCCGTCGCCGCCGGCCTCGTCGCGCTCTACGTCGTCGTCGCGGGCTCGCTCCGCGGCGGCAGCGAGACCCGCCCCCCGTTCGTCGCGAAGCTCAGCGGCACGTTCGTCTTCCTCCTCGGAACCACGTACGTCTTCGGCGTCGCCCTCGGCTACGGCGTCGTCGCCGCCTACGCCGGGATCGTCGCCGACTACGCCTGGCGGAACCTCGTCGTCGGCGCGGTCTACGCCCGAAAGAACTGGATCGACCGTGGGATGGGGATGATGGTCGACCGGGGCAGCGCCCCCGGCGACGGCGACTGA
- the truD gene encoding tRNA pseudouridine(13) synthase TruD has product MRPAHPIEREVGMEYYVSDADGVGGYLREDPADFRVREIESFDTRPLDADPGSFPHLVLRARLVGWDTHDFAGQLSDGLGISRERVSWAGTKDKHAITTQLLSVKGIEAGALPGIRDADLEPVGRSGRALHFGDLAGNAFEITVRASERPECAEAITDDLREFVAGEDGASVSGVGGREGGEGVTIGVPNYFGQQRFGSLRPVTHDVGLRIVAGDWEGAVMAYVGNPRESEPEGTREAREYVEETRDWSGALDRFPYRLGRERAMLHRLAESGGEGDGAFRDALESAPSSLQRLFVNAAQSYLFNRILSERLRRGIPFDRPVEGDVVCFADRSASDLESGLALPDTDRLQRVTGDRVRSIERHCARGRAFVTAPLVGTRIELGSGEPGEIEREALTEAGIDPPDFDLPGEFHSTGTRRAILVRTELSVEHDPLTFSFALPSGSYATVLLREYLKGDPREL; this is encoded by the coding sequence CGGACTTCCGGGTGCGGGAGATCGAGTCGTTCGACACGAGACCGCTCGACGCCGACCCCGGAAGCTTCCCGCACCTCGTCCTCCGGGCGCGGCTCGTCGGCTGGGACACCCACGACTTCGCCGGTCAACTCTCCGACGGTCTCGGAATCAGCCGCGAACGGGTCTCCTGGGCGGGGACGAAGGACAAGCACGCGATCACGACACAGCTCTTGAGCGTGAAGGGGATCGAGGCGGGAGCGCTCCCCGGGATCAGGGACGCCGATCTCGAACCGGTCGGCCGGTCGGGTCGCGCGCTCCACTTCGGCGACCTCGCGGGCAACGCGTTCGAGATTACGGTGAGGGCGTCCGAGCGACCGGAGTGCGCGGAGGCGATCACCGACGATCTCCGGGAGTTCGTCGCGGGAGAGGACGGTGCGAGCGTGAGCGGGGTCGGGGGGAGAGAGGGGGGAGAGGGTGTCACGATCGGCGTACCGAACTACTTCGGTCAGCAGCGGTTCGGCAGTCTGCGCCCCGTTACCCACGATGTCGGCCTGCGGATCGTCGCGGGCGACTGGGAGGGTGCGGTGATGGCGTACGTCGGAAATCCCAGGGAGAGCGAACCGGAGGGGACACGCGAGGCCCGCGAATACGTCGAGGAGACCCGGGACTGGTCGGGCGCGCTCGACCGGTTTCCCTACCGACTTGGTCGTGAACGGGCGATGCTGCACCGGCTCGCGGAGTCGGGCGGCGAGGGCGATGGAGCGTTCAGAGACGCGCTCGAATCGGCCCCCTCGTCGCTCCAGCGGCTGTTCGTCAACGCCGCGCAGTCGTACCTGTTCAACCGGATCCTGAGCGAGCGCCTGCGACGGGGGATCCCGTTCGACAGACCGGTCGAGGGCGACGTCGTCTGCTTCGCCGACCGGTCGGCGAGCGATCTCGAATCGGGACTCGCTCTGCCGGACACGGATCGGCTCCAGCGGGTGACCGGCGATCGGGTGCGGTCGATCGAACGCCACTGTGCGCGGGGGCGGGCGTTCGTCACCGCGCCGCTGGTCGGAACGAGGATCGAGCTGGGGAGCGGCGAACCCGGAGAGATCGAACGCGAGGCACTCACCGAGGCGGGGATCGACCCCCCTGACTTCGATCTCCCCGGGGAGTTCCACTCCACGGGAACGCGCCGGGCGATCCTCGTCAGGACGGAGCTCTCGGTCGAGCACGATCCGCTCACGTTCTCGTTCGCGCTTCCCAGCGGCTCGTACGCGACGGTCCTGCTCCGGGAGTACCTGAAGGGCGATCCACGGGAGCTGTAG